Proteins encoded together in one Chroicocephalus ridibundus chromosome 13, bChrRid1.1, whole genome shotgun sequence window:
- the HIC2 gene encoding hypermethylated in cancer 2 protein, whose product MELPNHAKQLLLQLNQQRAKGFLCDVIIVVENALFRAHKNILAASSMYFKSLVLHDNLINLDTDMVNPTVFRQILDFIYTGKLLTTDQPGEQNFNALLTAASYLQLHDLAALCRKKLKRNSKSFAGKAGGLGVGRSARSQRLSTASVIQARYSGSNEGLKGSHSKELSKGKLSDDEVFISSSNQENCHSLSRGASNNGGGGSSANGSTGDQELGLDLSKKSPSLPVAASHDDTQHSESQHGSPQSASAPAANSASSFDESGVGAPHSMADSSDPMEMDLSEECHHSLTESSQRKGLRHSSRKKEWMKKDNAFDRKEGGKDRDEGEGLPNGILLGPLSKSVERSLAGAYGTDLPYPCKEEVENGKENSDDSGESESGGHTSANYVYRQEGFEPVAYGDNLYVCIPCGKGFPSSEQLNAHVETHTEEDLYIKEEGTYGGKDEAEDLSNPNQSYAAESRPFKCSVCEKSYKDPATLRQHEKTHWLTRPFPCNICGKMFTQRGTMTRHMRSHLGLKPFACEECGMRFTRQYRLTEHMRVHSGEKPYECQLCGGKFTQQRNLISHLRMHTSPT is encoded by the coding sequence ATGGAACTGCCAAATCATGCCAAACAACTGCTACTGCAGCTGAACCAGCAACGAGCCAAAGGTTTCCTCTGTGATGTGATCATTGTGGTAGAAAATGCCCTGTTTCGTGCCCATAAGAATatcctggcagccagcagcatgTATTTCAAATCCCTTGTCCTGCATGACAACCTGATTAACCTAGACACGGACATGGTGAACCCCACCGTGTTCCGGCAGATCTTGGACTTTATTTATACTGGTAAGCTCTTAACGACTGACCAGCCCGGTGAACAGAACTTTAATGCTCTCCTCACCGCAGCAAGCTACCTCCAACTGCACGacctggcagctctctgcagaaaGAAGCTGAAGCGGAACAGCAAGTCCTTTGCTGGCAAGGCCGGTGGCCTTGGTGTTGGGAGATCTGCCAGGAGTCAGAGACTTTCCACCGCTTCGGTCATCCAAGCTCGCTATTCAGGGTCAAATGAGGGGTTGAAGGGCTCGCACTCAAAGGAGCTGTCAAAGGGAAAGCTCTCTGATGACGAGGTCTTCATCAGCAGCTCCAACCAAGAGAATTGTCATTCCTTAAGCAGGGGAGCCAGTAACAATGGTGGTGGGGGCAGCAGTGCAAATGGGAGCACTGGCGACCAGGAGCTAGGGCTCGACCTGTCCAAAAAAAGCCCGTCACTCCCTGTTGCAGCCTCCCATGATGACACGCAGCACAGCGAAAGCCAGCATGGCTCTCCCCAATCTGCCTCAGCCCCCGCAGCCAACAGTGCCTCATCGTTTGACGAGTCTGGAGTCGGAGCCCCTCACAGCATGGCAGACAGCAGCGACCCCATGGAGATGGATCTGAGCGAAGAGTGCCACCACTCATTGACAGAGAGCAGCCAGCGCAAGGGCCTCCGGCACTCGTCCCGCAAGAAAGAGTGGATGAAGAAAGACAATGCCTTTGACCGAAAGGAGGGGGGCAAAGACAGGGACGAAGGTGAAGGGCTACCCAACGGTATCCTCCTGGGGCCCTTGTCCAAGTCTGTGGAGCGGAGCCTGGCTGGGGCCTACGGCACAGACCTACCCTACCCGTGTAAGGAGGAGGTGGAAAACGGTAAGGAGAACAGTGATGACAGTGGTGAGAGCGAGAGCGGCGGGCATACTAGTGCCAACTATGTCTACCGGCAGGAGGGGTTTGAGCCAGTGGCCTATGGTGACAACTTGTATGTCTGTATCCCCTGTGGCAAAGGCTTCCCCAGCTCCGAGCAGCTCAATGCCCATGTGGAGACGCATACCGAGGAAGACCTTTACATCAAGGAAGAAGGCACGTACGGCGGCAAGGACGAAGCCGAGGATTTGTCCAACCCCAACCAGTCCTATGCCGCGGAGTCCCGACCCTTCAAGTGTTCAGTGTGTGAGAAGAGCTACAAGGATCCAGCCACGCTGCGGCAGCACGAGAAGACTCACTGGCTGACGCGGCCCTTCCCTTGCAACATCTGCGGCAAGATGTTCACACAGCGGGGCACCATGACACGGCACATGCGCAGCCACTTAGGGCTCAAGCCCTTTGCTTGTGAGGAATGCGGGATGCGCTTTACCCGGCAGTACCGACTGACAGAGCATATGCGTGTCCACTCAGGAGAAAAACCTTACGAATGTCAACTGTGTGGTGGGAAATTCACCCAGCAGCGCAATCTGATCAGCCACCTGCGAATGCATACCTCTCCCACATAA